Proteins from a genomic interval of Amycolatopsis sp. cg13:
- a CDS encoding ATP-binding cassette domain-containing protein → MTKAKGKPAPEHAADSHDLIRVQGARVNNLKDVSVELPKRRLTVFTGVSGSGKSSLVFSTIAAESQRLINETYSSFVQGFMPTLARPEVDVLDGLTTAIIVDQQRMGADPRSTVGTATDANAMLRILFSRLAVPHIGSSQAFSFNVASISGAGAVTVKRAGKEIKERRSFSITGGMCARCEGRGSINDIDLSQLYDDTKSLDDGALTIPGYTPGGWNYRLYSGSGLVDPTKPIRKYTKRELQDFLYKEPTRMKIEGINMTYEGLVPRIQKSYLSKDVEAMQPHIRAFVDRAVTFATCPECDGTRLSELARSAKIDGMSIADVCAMQISDLADWVGKLSEPSVAPLLKSLHETLESFVEIGLGYLSLDRPAGTLSGGEAQRVKMVRHLGSSLTDVTYVFDEPTIGLHPHDIQRMNDLLLRLRDKGNTVLVVEHKPEAIAIADHVVDLGPGAGTNGGTVCFEGTVDGLRASKTLTGKHLDDRASLKPSVRERTGVLEIRGANTHNLQDVDVDIPLGVLCVITGVAGSGKSSLIHGSIRESDDVVSVDQAPIRGSRRSNPATYTGLLEPIRKAFAKANNVKPALFSANSEGACPNCNGNGVIYTDLGMMAGVATTCEVCEGKRFDASVLEYHFGGRDISEVLAMSVAQATAFFAEGDAKTPAAHRILERMEQVGLGYLTLGQPLTTLSGGERQRLKLATHMGSNGGVYILDEPTTGLHLADVEQLLGLLDHLVESGKSVIVIEHHQAVMAHADWIIDLGPGAGHDGGQVVFEGTPAELVKKKRTLTGKHLAAYVG, encoded by the coding sequence ATGACGAAGGCCAAGGGGAAGCCCGCGCCGGAGCACGCCGCAGACAGCCATGACCTGATCCGCGTGCAGGGCGCCCGCGTGAACAACCTCAAGGACGTCAGCGTCGAACTCCCGAAGCGCCGGTTGACGGTGTTCACCGGGGTGTCCGGCTCGGGCAAAAGCTCGCTGGTGTTCAGCACGATCGCGGCCGAATCGCAGCGGCTGATCAACGAGACCTACAGCAGTTTCGTGCAGGGCTTCATGCCGACGCTGGCCCGGCCCGAGGTCGACGTGCTCGACGGGCTGACCACCGCGATCATCGTCGACCAGCAGCGGATGGGGGCCGATCCGCGCTCGACGGTCGGCACCGCGACCGACGCCAACGCGATGCTGCGGATCCTGTTCAGCAGGCTCGCCGTGCCGCACATCGGGTCGTCGCAGGCGTTCTCGTTCAACGTGGCGTCGATCAGCGGCGCGGGCGCGGTCACCGTGAAGCGCGCCGGAAAAGAGATCAAGGAGCGGCGCAGCTTCAGCATCACCGGCGGCATGTGCGCCCGCTGCGAGGGTCGCGGTTCGATCAACGACATCGACCTTTCCCAGCTGTACGACGACACCAAGTCGCTCGACGACGGCGCGCTCACCATCCCCGGCTACACCCCGGGCGGCTGGAACTACCGGCTCTACAGCGGTTCCGGGCTGGTCGACCCGACCAAGCCGATCCGCAAGTACACGAAGCGCGAACTGCAGGACTTCCTGTACAAGGAACCGACGCGGATGAAGATCGAAGGCATCAACATGACCTACGAGGGTCTGGTGCCGAGGATCCAGAAGTCGTATCTGTCCAAGGACGTCGAAGCGATGCAGCCGCACATCCGCGCGTTTGTGGACCGGGCAGTCACCTTCGCGACGTGCCCGGAATGCGACGGGACGCGGCTGAGCGAGCTGGCGCGGTCGGCGAAGATCGACGGGATGAGCATCGCCGACGTGTGCGCGATGCAGATCAGCGACCTCGCCGATTGGGTCGGGAAGCTGTCCGAACCGTCGGTCGCGCCGTTGCTGAAGTCGCTGCACGAGACGCTCGAATCGTTCGTGGAGATCGGGCTCGGCTATCTGTCGCTGGACCGGCCGGCGGGCACGCTGTCCGGCGGCGAGGCGCAGCGGGTGAAGATGGTCCGGCATCTCGGATCGTCGCTCACCGACGTCACGTATGTCTTCGACGAGCCCACCATCGGCCTGCACCCGCACGACATCCAGCGGATGAACGACCTGCTGCTCCGGTTGCGGGACAAGGGAAACACCGTCCTCGTGGTGGAGCACAAGCCGGAGGCGATCGCGATCGCCGACCACGTCGTCGACCTCGGGCCGGGCGCGGGCACGAACGGCGGCACGGTGTGTTTCGAGGGCACTGTGGACGGTCTGCGCGCGAGCAAGACGTTGACCGGCAAGCACTTGGACGACCGCGCGTCACTCAAGCCGTCGGTGCGGGAGCGCACGGGCGTGCTGGAAATCCGCGGCGCGAACACGCACAACCTGCAGGACGTCGACGTCGACATCCCGCTTGGCGTGCTGTGCGTGATCACCGGTGTTGCCGGATCGGGCAAGAGCTCGCTGATCCACGGTTCGATCCGGGAGTCCGACGACGTCGTGTCCGTGGACCAGGCCCCGATCCGCGGTTCGCGGCGGAGCAACCCGGCGACGTACACCGGGCTGCTCGAACCGATCCGCAAGGCTTTCGCCAAGGCCAACAACGTGAAGCCCGCGCTGTTCAGCGCCAACTCCGAGGGCGCGTGCCCGAACTGCAATGGCAACGGCGTCATCTACACCGACCTCGGGATGATGGCCGGAGTGGCGACCACCTGCGAGGTCTGCGAGGGCAAGCGGTTCGACGCCTCGGTGCTGGAGTACCACTTCGGCGGACGGGACATCAGCGAGGTGCTCGCGATGTCGGTCGCCCAGGCCACCGCTTTCTTCGCCGAGGGCGACGCGAAAACCCCGGCCGCGCACCGGATTCTCGAACGGATGGAGCAGGTCGGGCTCGGCTACCTGACGCTCGGCCAGCCGCTGACCACGCTGTCCGGCGGCGAGCGGCAGCGGCTGAAGCTGGCGACGCACATGGGGTCGAACGGCGGCGTGTACATCCTCGACGAGCCGACCACCGGCCTGCACCTCGCCGACGTGGAACAGCTGCTCGGACTGCTGGACCACCTCGTCGAATCGGGCAAGTCGGTGATCGTCATCGAGCACCACCAGGCCGTGATGGCGCACGCCGACTGGATCATCGACCTCGGCCCCGGCGCCGGGCACGACGGCGGCCAGGTGGTCTTCGAGGGAACGCCCGCCGAGCTGGTGAAGAAGAAGCGGACGCTGACCGGGAAGCACCTGGCCGCCTACGTCGGCTAG
- a CDS encoding amidase, protein MMNSAVELAAAVRAKEVSPVEIADCYLDRIAALDPKFNAFCFRADDEVRAAAKAAADAVVQCPSEDLPPFHGIPLPIKDLANVQGWPTTYGSLATDRSPQPKSDPLVRRFVDAGFLPLGKTTTSEFGAVPFTESEAQGISRNPWDPDRTPGGSSSGAGISVIAGMAPVAHAEDGGGSIRIPASCTGLVGLKSTRGLITNAVVEVEGFATSGVVSRTLADTAAVLDVIARHDPGAWWSQPTPTRSLAHALTEEPPEGLRIGVLTTSLIDGITVDPACLTAVDKTLRALEEAGHQIVDKPLPLPTSEELISTFMKVWNVASAGVPVVDPDRIEPYNRAQREAAKSVDSWTYAESVHKTQVLSRRIVEAFTDSFDLLVTPTMACLPPKVGAWRASGHPVVAAYPMGVFTSLFNVTGQPAISLPLHHDEASGLPVGVQLVAAPWREDLLLQVSRTLEQALPWTDRRPPLDLS, encoded by the coding sequence ATGATGAATTCCGCTGTTGAACTCGCCGCCGCCGTCCGCGCGAAGGAGGTGAGCCCGGTCGAAATCGCCGACTGCTATCTCGACCGCATCGCCGCGCTGGACCCGAAGTTCAACGCCTTCTGCTTCCGCGCCGACGACGAGGTCCGCGCCGCCGCGAAAGCCGCAGCCGACGCGGTGGTCCAGTGCCCGTCAGAGGACCTGCCGCCGTTCCACGGGATTCCGTTGCCGATCAAGGATCTCGCGAACGTCCAAGGCTGGCCGACCACCTACGGCTCGCTGGCCACCGACCGGTCCCCGCAGCCGAAGTCGGATCCGCTGGTGCGGCGGTTCGTCGACGCCGGTTTCCTCCCGCTTGGCAAGACCACGACGTCGGAATTCGGCGCGGTGCCGTTCACCGAAAGCGAGGCGCAGGGCATCTCGCGCAATCCGTGGGACCCGGATCGCACGCCCGGCGGTTCGTCCAGCGGCGCGGGGATCTCCGTCATCGCCGGAATGGCTCCGGTCGCGCACGCGGAGGACGGCGGCGGCTCGATCCGGATCCCGGCGTCGTGCACCGGTCTTGTCGGGCTGAAATCGACCCGCGGCCTGATCACGAACGCCGTGGTGGAGGTCGAAGGCTTCGCGACCAGCGGCGTCGTCAGCCGGACGCTCGCCGACACCGCCGCGGTGCTGGACGTCATCGCGCGGCACGACCCCGGTGCGTGGTGGTCGCAGCCAACGCCCACGCGGTCCCTTGCGCATGCGCTAACCGAAGAACCGCCGGAGGGCCTGCGGATCGGCGTCCTCACTACCTCGCTGATCGACGGCATCACCGTCGACCCGGCGTGCCTGACCGCGGTCGACAAAACCCTCCGTGCGCTCGAAGAAGCCGGACACCAGATCGTCGACAAACCGCTTCCGCTGCCGACGTCCGAGGAGCTGATCTCGACGTTCATGAAGGTCTGGAACGTCGCCAGCGCAGGCGTACCGGTGGTCGACCCGGACCGCATCGAACCGTACAACCGGGCCCAGCGCGAAGCCGCGAAGTCGGTCGATTCCTGGACTTACGCGGAGAGCGTGCACAAGACCCAGGTGCTGTCACGACGCATTGTCGAGGCCTTCACCGACAGCTTCGACCTGCTGGTCACGCCGACCATGGCCTGCCTGCCGCCGAAGGTCGGCGCGTGGCGAGCGAGCGGACACCCCGTGGTGGCCGCGTACCCGATGGGCGTCTTCACGTCGTTGTTCAACGTGACCGGCCAGCCGGCGATCTCCCTCCCGCTGCACCACGACGAGGCCAGCGGCCTGCCGGTCGGCGTCCAGTTGGTCGCCGCGCCCTGGCGGGAAGACCTGTTGCTGCAGGTCTCCCGCACGCTGGAGCAGGCGCTGCCCTGGACGGACCGGCGGCCGCCGCTCGATCTCAGCTAG
- a CDS encoding helix-turn-helix domain-containing protein — MRPAEWARDGAAVWGIAVPSRPLRLPGVQMAGFVGDTVDLIDLTVVPYPAVTMFVNLREGLFVNGVARGSAVTGIAPREMRVRGQNIECVQIRLSPEVAHAVLGTDLTGEIVPLEDVWPAGLPDRLRALDSWNDRFALVEATLGKRYEAGRTVDPEVAFAWQRMDAHHGRVRIEQLADETGWSRKRLWSRFRGQLGLSPKRAAQLVRFDHAVHRLAAGESPALVAAESGYVDQSHLHHEVKAFAGVTPAAAASAPWLAVDEVAWSRPRCANG; from the coding sequence ATGCGACCAGCCGAATGGGCTCGCGACGGGGCGGCGGTGTGGGGCATCGCCGTGCCGTCCCGGCCGCTCCGGCTGCCCGGGGTGCAGATGGCCGGATTCGTCGGCGACACCGTCGATTTGATCGATTTGACGGTGGTCCCGTACCCAGCGGTCACGATGTTCGTCAATCTCCGCGAAGGGCTGTTCGTCAACGGGGTGGCGCGCGGCAGCGCCGTCACCGGCATCGCACCGCGAGAGATGCGTGTGCGCGGGCAGAACATCGAATGCGTGCAGATCCGGCTGTCCCCCGAGGTCGCGCACGCCGTACTCGGCACGGATCTGACCGGCGAGATCGTCCCGCTCGAGGACGTCTGGCCTGCTGGGCTTCCTGACCGGCTGCGCGCACTCGACTCCTGGAACGACCGGTTCGCGCTGGTGGAAGCCACGCTGGGCAAGCGATACGAGGCCGGTCGCACGGTCGATCCGGAGGTCGCCTTCGCCTGGCAGCGAATGGACGCACACCACGGCCGGGTCCGGATCGAGCAGTTGGCCGACGAGACCGGATGGAGCCGGAAACGCCTGTGGTCCCGGTTCCGCGGCCAGCTCGGACTCAGCCCGAAACGCGCCGCGCAACTGGTCCGGTTCGACCACGCGGTGCACCGGCTCGCCGCCGGGGAAAGCCCCGCGTTGGTGGCCGCCGAGAGCGGATATGTCGACCAGTCGCACCTGCACCACGAGGTGAAAGCTTTCGCCGGAGTCACCCCCGCGGCCGCCGCGAGCGCGCCGTGGCTCGCGGTCGACGAAGTGGCCTGGTCCCGCCCCCGCTGCGCGAACGGGTGA
- a CDS encoding glycosyltransferase 87 family protein, giving the protein MTSLRPPAVALRRWLDDVGGRRRTVFALVIASVAVAATILWLVCTMWPLDLEIYRSGARALAQGEDVYGPLPPTRAGLILPFIYPPFAAVVFLVFAAMPLPLGAILMLAVSLAALCGTVYVVVRPHARRRTALLAALVVGAGSLAFEPVRETLWFGQINLLLMALVVIDCLGPRTRLPRGVLLGLAAAMKITPAGFLLFFLLKKDFRAVVTTVVTFVLAGVAGFVIAPEASMKYWFGGGLTGASGMSGSIFATNQTIQGAVHRFGLPDTPTLILVAVLTLAALALTIPAMLRADPPMAFLLNTAAILVCSPISWSHHWVWIVPAIVLFAARAHTRIAVGGLAAVAAIFVIAPHSWLPKNGYLELSWGPLEHLIGNSYLLLALGFLGWQFSATRRQTAAV; this is encoded by the coding sequence GTGACTTCCCTCCGGCCCCCCGCTGTCGCGCTGCGCCGGTGGCTAGACGACGTCGGCGGCCGCCGTCGAACGGTGTTCGCGCTGGTCATCGCCTCGGTGGCGGTGGCGGCGACGATACTGTGGCTCGTCTGCACGATGTGGCCGCTCGACCTCGAGATCTACCGTTCCGGTGCGCGGGCGCTGGCCCAGGGCGAGGACGTCTACGGCCCGCTCCCGCCGACCCGCGCCGGGCTGATCCTGCCGTTCATCTACCCGCCGTTCGCGGCTGTGGTGTTCCTGGTGTTCGCCGCGATGCCGTTGCCACTGGGCGCGATCCTGATGCTCGCCGTCTCGCTCGCGGCGCTCTGCGGAACCGTCTACGTCGTGGTCCGGCCGCATGCCCGGCGGCGCACCGCGTTGCTGGCCGCGCTGGTGGTCGGAGCCGGGTCACTGGCCTTCGAACCGGTCCGCGAAACGTTGTGGTTCGGGCAAATCAACCTGCTCCTGATGGCGCTCGTGGTGATCGACTGCCTCGGCCCGCGGACCCGGCTGCCGCGCGGCGTCCTGCTGGGTCTCGCCGCCGCCATGAAGATCACTCCGGCCGGGTTCCTGCTGTTCTTCCTGTTGAAGAAGGACTTCCGCGCGGTCGTGACCACGGTGGTCACGTTCGTGCTCGCCGGCGTGGCCGGGTTCGTGATCGCGCCGGAAGCGTCGATGAAGTACTGGTTCGGCGGCGGGCTAACCGGCGCGTCCGGGATGAGCGGCTCGATTTTCGCGACAAACCAGACCATCCAGGGCGCGGTGCACCGGTTCGGACTTCCGGACACCCCGACACTGATCCTGGTCGCAGTGCTGACTTTGGCCGCGCTCGCGCTGACCATTCCCGCGATGCTGCGCGCCGACCCGCCGATGGCTTTCTTGCTCAATACAGCGGCGATCCTGGTGTGCTCGCCGATTTCGTGGTCACACCACTGGGTGTGGATCGTGCCCGCGATCGTGCTGTTCGCCGCTCGCGCCCACACGCGGATCGCCGTCGGCGGTTTGGCCGCGGTGGCCGCGATTTTCGTGATCGCACCGCATTCGTGGCTGCCGAAGAACGGTTATCTGGAGCTCTCCTGGGGCCCGCTCGAGCACCTGATCGGCAACAGCTATTTGCTGCTGGCACTGGGATTCCTCGGCTGGCAGTTCTCCGCGACGCGCCGTCAAACCGCCGCGGTCTGA
- a CDS encoding AAA family ATPase, whose product MEPEIRAEREYLQACHAELDRMREEIKTAIATGMGEGDAVDDKYFNHVLRQFRTEIAEELADIDEAPLFFGRLDYPPGEVYEAARGSHTRSPQHDLVYLGRRGIRDDDGEPLVIDWRAPLARAFYEADHDHPMGVRVRRRYGFDQTGVLSAFEDEPLDRPGSSANRLLTAEIERPRQGPMRDIVATIQPDQMRLVRAPVDRTLCIQGAPGTGKTAVGLHRLAYLLYTERVRLQKAGGVAVIGPNRSFLAYIAGVLPALGEVAVSQATIDELTGAGQPAEHVDEPRTARVKGDVRMAEVVRRHLWARIQPVDRTLEVKYQHRTWRLYPEDIAEELREILSRGADYSAGRELLAQRLAHRVLREMERSGGTSATLHQLRRNATINKAVRDMWPAVEPARLVHDLLTDRTTLAQAAEGILTDEEQEALIRPKPRSRKAMTWSTLDLALLDEVSALVERPAKLGHVVVDEAQDLSPMHLRAIARRLAGACTVLGDVAQATSPSAVREWTSVLAHLERPGGRIEELTHGYRVPADVLDFAARLLPHIAPELRSPTSFRHSADALHLTETDETVAAAVDACAKALVQEGSIGLLAADADVPELSQALAERGLDHAVLGTEGTARITVAPVSLAKGLEYDTVLVVEPARIVAAEERGLQRLYVALTRAVSTLHVLHADQLPEPLLAQTAAV is encoded by the coding sequence GTGGAACCAGAGATCCGGGCGGAGCGCGAGTATCTCCAGGCCTGTCACGCAGAACTGGACCGCATGCGGGAGGAGATCAAGACCGCCATCGCGACGGGGATGGGCGAGGGCGACGCGGTCGACGACAAGTACTTCAACCACGTCCTCAGGCAGTTTCGCACCGAGATTGCCGAGGAGCTAGCGGATATTGACGAGGCGCCGCTCTTCTTCGGCCGCCTCGATTACCCACCGGGCGAGGTCTACGAGGCGGCGCGCGGGTCGCATACTCGGTCGCCGCAGCATGACCTGGTTTACCTGGGGCGCAGAGGAATCCGCGACGACGACGGCGAACCGCTGGTGATCGATTGGCGAGCGCCGCTTGCCAGGGCGTTTTACGAAGCCGATCACGATCACCCGATGGGGGTGCGGGTTCGGCGGCGGTACGGGTTCGACCAGACCGGAGTGCTCAGCGCGTTCGAGGACGAGCCGCTCGATCGGCCCGGTTCCTCCGCGAATCGGCTGCTCACCGCGGAGATCGAGCGGCCTCGGCAGGGGCCGATGCGGGACATCGTCGCCACGATTCAGCCGGACCAGATGCGGCTGGTTCGTGCGCCGGTCGATCGGACGCTCTGTATCCAGGGCGCGCCGGGGACGGGCAAGACTGCGGTGGGTCTGCATCGGCTCGCGTATCTGCTTTACACCGAGCGGGTGCGGCTGCAGAAGGCCGGCGGGGTCGCGGTAATCGGGCCGAACCGGTCGTTTCTCGCTTACATCGCGGGCGTGCTTCCGGCGCTGGGCGAGGTGGCGGTTTCCCAGGCCACGATTGACGAATTGACCGGGGCGGGACAGCCGGCCGAGCACGTCGACGAGCCGCGGACGGCGCGGGTCAAGGGGGACGTCCGGATGGCGGAGGTCGTCCGGAGGCATCTGTGGGCGCGGATCCAGCCGGTCGATCGGACGCTTGAAGTCAAGTATCAGCACCGGACTTGGCGGTTGTATCCCGAGGATATCGCCGAGGAACTAAGGGAAATCCTCAGTCGCGGCGCGGATTACAGCGCGGGGCGCGAATTGCTGGCCCAGCGGCTCGCGCATCGGGTCTTGCGCGAGATGGAGCGGTCCGGCGGCACTAGCGCGACGTTGCATCAGCTTCGTCGCAACGCCACGATCAACAAGGCGGTCCGTGACATGTGGCCTGCGGTTGAGCCGGCGAGGTTGGTGCACGACTTGCTTACGGACCGAACAACGCTTGCTCAAGCGGCCGAAGGGATCCTGACCGATGAGGAACAGGAAGCGCTAATCCGGCCAAAGCCGCGCAGTCGTAAGGCGATGACCTGGTCGACGCTCGATCTGGCGTTGCTGGACGAGGTCTCGGCGCTGGTCGAGCGTCCGGCGAAACTCGGGCACGTCGTGGTGGACGAGGCGCAAGACCTCAGCCCGATGCATCTGCGGGCGATCGCGCGCAGGTTGGCGGGGGCGTGCACGGTTCTCGGCGACGTCGCGCAGGCGACCAGTCCGTCCGCGGTCCGCGAGTGGACCAGCGTTTTGGCTCATCTTGAGCGGCCCGGCGGGCGGATCGAGGAGCTCACGCACGGCTACCGCGTTCCGGCGGATGTCCTCGACTTCGCGGCTCGGCTGCTTCCGCACATCGCGCCGGAGCTGCGCAGTCCCACATCGTTCCGGCATTCCGCGGATGCCTTGCACCTGACCGAGACGGACGAGACGGTTGCCGCCGCGGTCGATGCTTGTGCGAAGGCGCTGGTCCAAGAAGGGTCGATCGGGTTGTTGGCGGCGGACGCGGATGTTCCGGAGCTAAGCCAGGCCCTCGCTGAGCGCGGGTTGGACCACGCGGTGTTGGGTACCGAGGGAACCGCGCGGATCACGGTGGCGCCGGTGAGTTTGGCGAAGGGGCTGGAGTACGACACGGTCCTGGTGGTCGAACCGGCGCGCATTGTGGCGGCGGAAGAGCGTGGGCTGCAACGGTTGTACGTCGCGCTCACCCGCGCGGTCAGCACGTTGCACGTCCTCCACGCTGACCAGTTGCCGGAGCCGTTGCTGGCTCAGACCGCGGCGGTTTGA
- a CDS encoding TetR/AcrR family transcriptional regulator, whose protein sequence is MSGLRERKRRRTRETIASAALRLFRESGFDGVSVADIAAEAEVSKPTLFAYFPTKEDLVIHQFADDNGPAEIVRTRLDGVSALSALERSFLDRLAEHDPLTGLNDSPDAITCHTLLYSTPALLARLATYLLAEEQELVEELQASCGVEDEFTARLVAAQIFGAQRILGFHNAREIRGGRSADETYPDAVERAEEAYRVLREGLSSVLGQSAGHS, encoded by the coding sequence GTGTCAGGACTGCGCGAGCGCAAACGCCGCCGCACGAGGGAAACCATCGCCTCGGCGGCGCTGCGACTGTTCCGGGAATCCGGCTTCGACGGGGTCTCGGTAGCCGACATCGCGGCGGAGGCCGAGGTCTCGAAGCCGACGCTGTTCGCGTACTTCCCGACGAAGGAAGACCTGGTCATCCACCAGTTCGCCGACGACAACGGCCCCGCGGAAATCGTCCGCACGCGGCTGGACGGGGTGTCGGCCCTGTCCGCTTTGGAACGGTCTTTCCTGGACCGCCTGGCCGAACACGACCCGCTGACCGGCCTGAACGACTCGCCGGACGCGATCACGTGCCACACCCTGCTGTACTCCACGCCAGCGCTGTTGGCTCGGCTGGCCACTTACTTGCTGGCGGAGGAGCAGGAGCTGGTGGAGGAGCTGCAGGCTTCATGCGGCGTCGAAGACGAGTTCACCGCGCGGTTGGTGGCGGCGCAGATTTTCGGGGCGCAGCGGATCTTGGGGTTTCACAACGCCCGGGAGATCCGTGGCGGGCGGAGCGCTGACGAGACTTACCCGGACGCAGTCGAGCGAGCAGAGGAGGCTTACCGGGTGTTGCGGGAGGGGCTGTCTTCGGTGCTGGGTCAGTCCGCGGGCCATTCGTAG
- a CDS encoding alpha/beta hydrolase family protein: MRLRVIAIIAAMLVVVGAGTAQAAPRLALPRTGGASPVGTTTFHFTDTSRADPWVPSERREMMVTLWYPAQFPGWRATQYLTQRESELMVAAAGVKSLPKDLLTKVRTHSTVDALPQFRRMPLVVLSPGFTLPRATLSSLAEELASRGYVVAGIGHNYEAIATTFPDGHTTECVADKIKDWKKLVKTRAADVSFVLDRLVGPHPVWGGGRLIDERRIAMIGHSIGGASTAPAMLADRRIRAGAMLDGMYYFPVTGLDRPFLQFGAPVHQPGGTVDPSWDAAWREMTGWKRWITVDHGDHSMFTDELLLFQQAGVPLPGVEIDPSRGIRVGEAYLTAFLDEHLRGVPQRLLDGPSPRFPEVRFWG; this comes from the coding sequence ATGAGACTACGCGTAATAGCGATCATCGCGGCGATGCTCGTCGTGGTCGGGGCGGGGACCGCGCAAGCGGCACCAAGATTGGCGTTGCCGCGGACGGGCGGGGCAAGTCCGGTCGGGACTACCACCTTCCACTTCACCGATACTTCCCGCGCGGATCCGTGGGTTCCTTCGGAGCGGCGGGAAATGATGGTCACGCTGTGGTACCCGGCGCAGTTTCCGGGATGGCGGGCCACGCAGTACCTCACACAGCGGGAATCGGAGCTGATGGTGGCGGCGGCGGGTGTGAAGTCGCTGCCCAAGGACCTGCTGACGAAGGTTCGTACTCATTCCACTGTGGACGCTCTGCCGCAGTTCCGGCGGATGCCGTTGGTGGTGCTTTCGCCGGGGTTCACGTTGCCGCGCGCGACGCTGTCGTCGCTGGCGGAGGAGCTGGCCAGTCGCGGGTACGTCGTTGCGGGCATCGGCCACAACTACGAGGCGATCGCGACCACCTTCCCGGACGGACACACGACGGAATGCGTGGCAGATAAGATCAAGGACTGGAAGAAGCTCGTCAAAACCCGGGCGGCGGACGTGTCGTTCGTGCTCGATCGGCTCGTCGGGCCGCACCCGGTGTGGGGCGGCGGACGTCTGATCGACGAGCGGCGGATCGCGATGATCGGGCATTCGATCGGCGGAGCCAGCACGGCACCGGCGATGCTGGCCGACCGGCGGATCCGCGCCGGCGCGATGCTCGACGGCATGTACTACTTCCCGGTGACCGGGCTGGATCGGCCGTTTCTGCAGTTCGGGGCACCGGTGCATCAGCCGGGCGGGACGGTCGATCCTTCGTGGGACGCGGCTTGGCGCGAGATGACCGGGTGGAAGCGGTGGATCACCGTCGACCATGGCGACCACAGTATGTTCACCGATGAACTGCTGCTCTTCCAGCAGGCGGGGGTGCCGCTGCCGGGGGTCGAGATCGATCCGTCGCGGGGGATCCGGGTCGGCGAGGCGTATCTGACGGCGTTCCTCGACGAGCACCTGCGCGGAGTGCCTCAGCGGCTGCTGGACGGCCCGTCGCCGCGGTTCCCTGAAGTGCGGTTTTGGGGCTGA
- a CDS encoding LLM class flavin-dependent oxidoreductase: MRIGIGLPNQVRDVDPAVVPRWAARAEVAGFSSLATIGRYAYPGVSDTVALAAAAGATERIGLLSGVLLAPTWPAALLAKEIASIDGVSGHRLTFGVGVGLREEEFTVPGLGARGRGARFDADLEIYREVWGGKPVGENAAVPSGTRQMPMLFGGYTEQALQRMVRWGTGYIAGSGSVAASAPRFEAAKRAWSEGGREGVPRLVSLAYFVLGDVDAGLANVRDFYRLAPKEVADSVVPCSTPELVRKSIADFAELGVDELIFVPVTDDVAEVARLADVVG, encoded by the coding sequence GTGCGGATCGGCATAGGACTTCCGAATCAAGTGCGCGACGTCGACCCCGCGGTCGTGCCGCGGTGGGCGGCGCGGGCGGAGGTGGCGGGCTTTTCTTCGCTGGCGACGATCGGCCGGTACGCGTATCCGGGCGTGAGCGACACGGTTGCGCTGGCGGCCGCGGCTGGGGCGACGGAGCGGATCGGGCTGTTGAGCGGCGTGTTGCTCGCGCCGACGTGGCCGGCTGCGTTGCTGGCCAAGGAAATCGCGAGTATCGACGGCGTTTCCGGGCACCGGCTCACGTTCGGCGTCGGGGTGGGGCTTCGAGAGGAAGAGTTCACCGTGCCGGGGCTTGGGGCGCGTGGTCGCGGGGCGCGGTTCGATGCCGACTTGGAGATTTACCGCGAGGTGTGGGGCGGCAAACCGGTCGGGGAGAACGCGGCGGTACCGAGCGGGACGCGTCAGATGCCGATGTTGTTCGGCGGCTATACCGAGCAGGCGTTGCAGCGAATGGTGCGGTGGGGCACGGGTTACATCGCCGGTTCGGGCTCGGTGGCGGCTAGCGCGCCTCGCTTCGAAGCGGCGAAACGTGCCTGGAGCGAGGGCGGTCGAGAGGGGGTGCCGCGGTTGGTTTCGTTGGCCTACTTCGTTTTGGGCGACGTTGACGCTGGGCTGGCGAATGTGCGGGACTTCTATCGGTTGGCTCCGAAGGAAGTCGCGGACAGTGTGGTGCCTTGCTCGACTCCGGAGCTGGTGCGGAAGTCTATTGCGGATTTCGCTGAGCTGGGCGTGGACGAGTTGATCTTCGTGCCGGTGACGGATGACGTGGCCGAGGTCGCTCGGCTGGCGGACGTTGTCGGCTGA